The Gossypium hirsutum isolate 1008001.06 chromosome D06, Gossypium_hirsutum_v2.1, whole genome shotgun sequence genome contains the following window.
taagtgatgactcaaggatgaaatttttaaagattataaagggaaaaatggtcaattagaagagagagaaatctagaaggcaatgatgatgttggtgatattttagattaattaattaattaaatattagtttattaatattttaatttgattttttaaatgatattttattattttattattattctatttagtatatatatggaaggaaagatgaagaatcttcatcttcttcccatgcatccaacgtatgaagagaaaagaaagaaagaaactttcttttctttacaagttggtcctttcaccaaaaattcaccattttcacttagaaatcaaaagaattttcatatccatcaagagagaaagataacaaggagactatggggagctagaatatcaaattagattcaagaaatagaagttggaggagagagaaaatcaagttaaagattgaaatcaataggacaaggtaagaacatcaagatttcaatatatttttaagtgtgatattattgaaaaagcatggaaatgatgttatagtagagttttcttatataaggtcttatgtttttgatatattagtgaaggaaaataagaaaaactgatgggaaatattatagagaaagggaataagagtgttataaacttagtaatcaatattttgcactaaaatagttttggatagcagtagtaagttaactttgaaaattctccataaattgtggaaatcgaattagaggatgaataaaacatgaaattaaagcttattgagtctagtttctcatataagaaacgatgtaagcaattgaattgtaaattatgagatataataaattttgtgagacaaggtcagaatgaattcgggttcccctgttctgactttggaaaattataaaaaaattggagaaaaataattatgggcttaaatttaaaattccgaatgagtctattttcaatagaaacaaacgggaacatcatccgaatcttgtacgaggagataattattttttagtgaagaagggtcggaactgtcagacagcagaacagggatgactttaaagaataaactgtacttattggctaaaccaaaaattctgaaaattttatagtaagaagatatgtgagtctagtttcagagaaaattaacggatctcaattcggagttacatagctcaagatataaataattttgtgacaatgacttaagtggacaactttgaatgaacaaataaataaatagtgaaattatagctaatgttacatataagcatgttatatacattaaggatgtggaatggagaggaggaggaggaaaatatatgattattcaactagcatgagttttcattaaaaatggctaatttgcatgttttaggttgagggattaaattgaataagagtaatattttaaggataaatttgtaaaaatgtcaaaaagtgaccaaattgcatgaaatgaatttttttattatttaaattcataaattgaatgaaatattaatttatatcaagattgggtgtaaattcgaggaaaataaaaaattaccaaaatgtccctaaattttgttatttctgcaatttagcttggtaagttcgtgtaacttgaattatattcttagatgattgaaatatatatatatacatattggattgaaaaattgatttgaattgtgaacatgagaaattgtgaattgaatgaaatggaaataaagctttgaattacatgagtaaatatcgggtctcgtaggccctatttgttatgaatataatattttgaggatatgttgtaaagaactataaaagcacgttaataatttaaaagttttaattcggatgaaaaTTTTCAACTCAGTTTAATACGTATGCATATGTTTgccttctagtaatgcctcgtaccctattccggcgtcgaatacgaataaggggtgttacaatgtgacatcgccagattcggtcataacgtttagaccgggtttggggtgttacaatcacaaAGACTAATGAAAAAGAGTCAAAATCTATCCTTGAGAAAGACCGGTCCAAGTAAGTGAGGGTAGGAGAAAGTAAGGGAAATGAGCCTCAAGTCTCACCTAGTTTCAATCTGATCATTATTAGTGCTACTACCTTACTAGAATCGAATCACACAACTGTGATCATTGAGGACGACAACACCTTAGTGGGTCAGGCCCATCACGTGGGCTACTCTATTGCTTCTTCTTCAAAAGATCTTTTGCATGCAATGAGGAGGGTTGATACGTCTAAGCATGAGATAACCAAGCGCGGGTTTGAAGTGCGGAAAAAACAAGGTCGTGCCAAATCTTCAGGGTCGTTGTCTAAATGGATTGATTCAATGACTTGTCAACTAGATAATCCTGATAATGTTTCGGAATAATCCATGTTTGTCGTGATGTGTTGTTAGAAACAGATTGTTTGGAAGCGCTGCATCATGTTAAGGGTACTATGATGATATAACAGCTAGATTTGTATGTCATTCATGCCATTCGAGACCTGTTGTGTCGAGGAGGAATGATTATTGGATTTTCCTCTTGGTCTCAACCTCCTGATTTTGCTTTGAATGTGTTGCATGAAGATGTTACTAATTTATCTTTTCCTAGATTGATTGCAATGGATTAGCTTTTACCCTTcttagttaaaaaaaaaactgattgAATTGGTATCACTCATGGATTCTACCTcaattaaaaaatcacaaaaaaaaacctTACCCCTTTTACAAAATGACAAACATTACAATAAGAatattttgtcattttatatGTATTACATCATATTAGCTACTACACAATTTTTTACCTGTTTAAAACAAATCACTACATAAGctaaatataaaaactatataatacCAACAAGTATTGACGGCAGTGATAATGCACGTTGCACTTCCATAAGAAGAATGTAGAATCGAACCTTGAAAATCACATTGTCGAAAGGGACGCCCATGAATTCCGaacatatgaaaaatataaaataaattattaccaATAAAACCCCTCGAGAACATTGTAttattagaaaaagaaagaaaaactatgTTATACATAAATGTTGGGAAACAATTGCTAAATTGGGTGTCTAAATCTTACTTGATCGAGGTGGTATACTCTGTTCATTCCTAAAGAAATTATTAGCATCAACGGCAGTCTTCACATCAACCAATCTTTCATAATTCCCATTAAAATAACTTTCTCCATAAACTTTCCCTTCTTCATAACTCCATTTTTTAGTAGATCCAACATCAATATCTCTATAATTGAAATAAGCACTCCTTGGATTTTTAGACACAAACGGTGTCATAAAATCATGAAGTAATTTAGCTTGAGTTGTGAAATTCTTATCTGCTTCACTTCCAGGTTGATCCCAGTTCACTGAGTATTGAATTTTATACAGGTTTCCGGCACGGTGGGGGAACGGCGTTTCATCGGGTTTGATTTGGTCCATTCTGCCGCCGTAAGCATTGAAAACCATCCCGACTTTGCCGAGTTCGATCATTTTTTGCCAAAGTGATTCTAACCCAGATTTAGGGATTGGGGTCTGAACATAATCTGATTTTCGTTTTAGAAAACCGGCGTCGTTAAGATCCCGATCGAGTAAAGCCGTCGGTGGTGTACCTAAATTGAAATTAGCCCACCATAGAACTGAATCGATCCATGTTGTTTCATTACAGTTTGATTTTCCGATGGATAATTCCGGGAAATCTTTTTGTAGAAGAGATACGAGACTATCGGAATCTCCCAAATACAAAGCGATTACAGAGATTCTCGCCGTTTTTTTCTTGTTTCTCGTCACCGGTTGTAAAAGCATTCTCATGAACAGATTCTCGTCGGTCGTCGGAGCAATGGTTTGCCATTTGAATGTTATATCGGTGGCGTTTTCAGTTAATAATCTTTCGATTCTGAAAACGGTGACGGTTTCCGGTACAGGGACGAGTTTTATTTTATAAGATAAAACAACGCCGAAACTGGCTGCTCCGCCGCCTCTTATAGCCCAAAAAAGGTCCTCCCCCATGGTTTTCCGGTCAAGGATTTTTCCGTTCACGTCGACTAATTTAGCATCCACGACATGGTCCACCGACAAACCGTACTTTCTTATCAAAGTACCATACCCAGCACCGCTTAAATGACCACCAACGCCAACAGTAGGACAAACCCCCGCCGGAAAACCATGAACTTTACTATTTTTCCAAATGTTATAATAAAGTTCACCGAGTGTAGCACCAGCACCGACCCAAGCTGTTTCATCAGCCATATTAACCGTTATTGACCGGAGATTAAACATATCGAGAACAAAAAAGGGGTTATCAAAAACATAAGACAACCCTTCATAATCATGACCGCCGCTACGGATTTTGAGTTGAAACCCAAGTTTTTGGGAACAAATAACGGCGGCGGAAACATGGGATTCATCTAAAGGAGTGATGATGATGAGTGGTTTAGGGGTTGAAGAAGTGTTGAAACGGGCGTTTCGAATGTAAGCACGTAGAACAGAAGTATATGAAGGGTTGGATTTAGAGACTATAATGGAGGAAGCTGTGTCAGTGGGAATGGATTGGGTTAAACATTGAAGAAGGGCTTGATGAGTAGGATCTGGAACCGCCATTGAATGATACAGGTTGAAGAAGAAAACTACGGATAGAATAAGGTACGGACGCATTGGATTCGGCATTGTAGTGTTTGATATTTTCTTGGGGCATTTGTTCGAGTATAAGCTTGATCTTCACATGGTCTTATTTGTAGCATATATAAGAATATATTGGGAAATGggagatttttttattattatttgatgaattaagaaaaaaaaatcaacttaattaATAAATCTACTTGATATTTGGCACTCACTATGGGtgtaaatgtaaaaaaataattagtgggtattttttattataatttaatttgataatctGATTATTAGAATCTTATTTTTAGAGTAATATTTGAATTGTCGCCCAGTCGATCTAAACCTCTACAATCGAAAGTATTGTCTCTGTTTTGAGGTTGTCTTCAACCTCCGTAGAGAGCTTTGCATAGTTTACGAAGGAAGACACCTCAATTATTAGAGATAAATACTTGTAAGACTCGAGAAAAATATCAATATGGAGTAtgtgaataataataaatatacctAAGTGCCCCAGTATTCGAACCACCAATCAAGGCTTAAAGGTAACATGTTtacaaacatatttttaatattttataaaaaaattacacactTAAAACTTCTAATgcactttttcaaaattttatctacttaaaaagaattatgtattttctatatatatttttttttgaaacacaagtTATTTGACTAACGTGTTGTAGGTTTTTCTTGGAGTTGACTAACCAAAGTCTTAAAAGTTGTTTGAAA
Protein-coding sequences here:
- the LOC107962404 gene encoding berberine bridge enzyme-like 21 is translated as MPNPMRPYLILSVVFFFNLYHSMAVPDPTHQALLQCLTQSIPTDTASSIIVSKSNPSYTSVLRAYIRNARFNTSSTPKPLIIITPLDESHVSAAVICSQKLGFQLKIRSGGHDYEGLSYVFDNPFFVLDMFNLRSITVNMADETAWVGAGATLGELYYNIWKNSKVHGFPAGVCPTVGVGGHLSGAGYGTLIRKYGLSVDHVVDAKLVDVNGKILDRKTMGEDLFWAIRGGGAASFGVVLSYKIKLVPVPETVTVFRIERLLTENATDITFKWQTIAPTTDENLFMRMLLQPVTRNKKKTARISVIALYLGDSDSLVSLLQKDFPELSIGKSNCNETTWIDSVLWWANFNLGTPPTALLDRDLNDAGFLKRKSDYVQTPIPKSGLESLWQKMIELGKVGMVFNAYGGRMDQIKPDETPFPHRAGNLYKIQYSVNWDQPGSEADKNFTTQAKLLHDFMTPFVSKNPRSAYFNYRDIDVGSTKKWSYEEGKVYGESYFNGNYERLVDVKTAVDANNFFRNEQSIPPRSSSILHSSYGSATCIITAVNTCWYYIVFIFSLCSDLF